The window GACAGATGGTGGAAAAACTCAGGAGATCATATTGCAAGATAGCGCTGAACAATTTGATAGTTATATCACTAACGGTTCCATCTCAGATGTGAATGGACTATTAAACGATATATTGAAAATCTACGACAACTAAACAAAAAGGGCCGAAAGGCCCTTTTTTTATATCTTAATTTAGTAAAGTAATCGCGCTTAAGAAGACCTTACATTGAGGTTGCAACGCCCTACAGTTACAACACTTTACAGGCGAAGCCTTTTAGGTAGAAGCCTTCTGGGTATGCTGTATCTGTTAGGTGGTCAGCGGCTTGCTCGAAGCGCTCGACAAATTTTACTGTTCTGCCTGCGTCTAGTGCAGCGTCAGCGATGATTTTTTGGAATAAATCAGTGCCCATCAAGCCAGAGCAAGAGTAGGTGAGTAGAGTGCCACCAGGGTTTAGGATTTGCATTGCAAGCATGTTCACGTCTTTGTAGCCATTAGCACCTGAAGTTAAGTTGTTTTTACTTGAAACAAACTTAGGTGGATCCATGATCACGACATCAAATTTAGTGCCTTGGTCTCGGTACTCACGAAGCAGTTTGAATACGTCGGCATTGAGGAATACCGCACGTTTTTTCGAGATATCAAATTCATTGAGTTCAGCGTTGAATTTAGCTGTATCTAGAGCTAATTGAGACACATCTGCGTTGATTACACGTTTTGCGTCTCCTTTCAGTGCGTAAAGACCAAAGCCACCAGTGTATGAGAAACAGTTAAGCACATCTTTGCCTTTAACATACTTCATTGACTCTTTACGGCTATCACGTTGGTCCATGTAGAAGCCTGTTTTGTGGCCTTCCATGATGTTTACGCTGATTTTGACGCCGTTTTCTTCAATGACGATAGATTTTGGTGGCTCTTCACCGTGAAGTACGCCAACAACTTGTTCTAGGCCTTCTTTTTTACGGACCGCTACGTCTGAACGCTCGTAAATATTACAGTCTGGGAAGCATTCAATTAAAGCTTCAACCAATACGCTCTTATTGAATTCAGCACCCGCACTTAGAAGTTGGCAAACTAGGAAGTCTTGATATTTGTCGATAGTGATACCCGGTAGGCCATCAGACTCTGCTGCGGTAAGGCGGTAGCCGGTTAAACCATCACGCTCAATGATGTCTTCGCGCAGTGATTGTGCGTCTTGAATTCGTTTTACGAAGAACGCTTTGTTGATTTCTTCTTTTTCAAATGTCCAAACACGAGCTCGAATTTGAGATTCTGGAGAATAAGCCGCTTTTGCAAGCCATTGACCATTCTGAGCATATACGTCTACAGTTTCACCTTGTTGTGGTTCGCCTTCGACCTTATCGATACCGCGTGAAAATACCCAAGGGTGTTTACGGCGTAGTGATTTATCTCGGCCTTTAGCTAGATGAATTGAAGGAGTCATAATTTACTCTGTTTGTTGAATTTGAAGGAGGGGTATTGTCGGGGAAGTACAAGGGAAAAGCAAATAAGAAAGGGCTGCCAAAGCAGCCCTTGTATTGAACAATCATTAGATGATGGCTAGATGTAAGTATTAAGCTTTAAGACCTGTCAGCAAACCTTCCATCGTATCGCTTTGCTTACGAAGTTGGTCAACGTTAGAGTTACTCTTACTGATCATCTCGCAGATGCCGTCTGATTGATGACGAATCTCTTCAACACTTTGTGCAATGTTATCCGCAACTACACCTTGCTCTTCTGCAGCAGTAGCAATTTGAGTACTACTATCAGAAATAGACTGGTTTTTCTCAGCTAAAGAACCGATCTCAACGTTCACTTCCGACATCAGAGTTTGGCCTTCATTAGCATTGCTCACTGTCACTTCCATAAGTTTTGTTAACGACTGGCTGTTACGTTGTAATGATTCTATCATGCTCTGAATTTCAACTGTCGCTTGTTGAGTTCGTCCGGCAAGGGCGCGAACTTCATCAGCAACAACTGCAAAACCACGGCCTTGCTCTCCAGCTCGAGCAGCTTCAATCGCAGCGTTTAGTGCTAACAGGTTAGTTTGTTCAGAGATACCATTGATGGTTGCGACTACTTCATCGATCTGTGCCGCATTAGCATCGAGTTCTTCTACTGCTTGCGAAGCCGATTGAATCTCTTGGGATAAGCTAGAGATCGATTCCAAAGTATTAGAAACCTTAACTTGACCACTTTGCGCGACACCGCGAGCGTCCATTGTTTGAGTGCTTGAATCATGAGCAAGGGTAGCGACTTCTCGAATCGTTGCTGCCATTTGTTCAGTGGCGCTCGCGAGGCTATTCAAATGCTCTTGTTGATTACTTGAGATATTTGAACTCTGTTGCGTTGATTGGTTTAAATCCGAACTGATTTGCTGCATGAGCGCAACGGACTCTTGGATTGAGAGAACCATGTTTTGCTCACGCTCGGCTACCTTATCGATAGTAATAGCAATTTCACTGAACTCATCGCGAACTAAAAAGTAGTTCATGCGACAAGTTAAATCGCCACTCGCAAGTGTGCTGAGTGCTTTGTTCATCGAGAACATAGCACCACCAATGAAAGTCATGATGTAGTAAACACCCAGAGCTATAAGCGTGAGAGTTACCGCAATAATCGAAACCTGAGTAGTAGATAGAGCTGACCATAAGTTTTGGTCATGGCTTGCGACTAAACTGAAGGCACCATTCATGACAGAAACAGATCCTGCACCATATCCTAAAGAGATGGTTTCAGAATTACTAATGAGTTGAGACACCTGATCTTTAGTGAGTTGTCCAGCTTCAATCAGCCCTTTCATCAGGTGTAATTCATCCTGGTAAAGGTGAGCAAGTAAAGAGTCCGCGGCGCTATCTAAAACTAGAGTCAGTATAACCAGGGCGATAAGAGGTAATAAGAATAGTAGATAGAACTTTTCTTGGATTTTTAGGTGAATGAGATATTTGTCAATCCAACGAAACGGGATTTCTTTCATAATTGTAATACTCGAAGTAAGCCCACCAATAAATGGTGAATGAATAGAATCGCAACTATATCATCCATATAATTTATGAGGCAACGTTATGGAAACTCTGCAGTATATTTTTGTCGTGTCAGGCGTAGTTCAGTGTGTTGGATTTCGTTATCACACCAGTAGACAGGCGCTGGATTTGGGCATTTCCGGCTATGCAAAGAACCTAAATGATGGTCGAGTTGAAGTGTTAGCGGTCGGAGAGGCGCTGAAACTTGAGAAGTTACACACTTGGCTTAATCTTGGGCCATCGAGCGCGACAGTAGACAATGTCGTCATGCATCAAGTTAAAGATAGTGAGCGGCAGGACGTACGTGTAGGGGAGTTTAAAATACTGTAGGATACTACAGTATTTACCTTTTTACCTTGAGATCAACCTAGCGCTATTTTAGTTCTACAAGCATTTTGCTGGTTTAGGTAAACCGGCGAGTTTGGTTGCTTGTTTGGCGGGGCCTTTCTTGAATAATTTGAATAGGTACTTGCTGTTACCTTTTTCTGGGCCATGCGCTTTTTCCATTGCTTTAACGAGCATGCGAACGGCTGGAGAGGTCTTGAATTCTTCGTAAAAGCTCCTTACAAAATGTACGACTTCTAAGTGTGCATCAGTAAGTTCAATTTCCTCATCTTGAGCAAGAATTTTAATCATACCTTCTTCCCATTGAGTGTAATCCAACAGATAACCTTGAGCGTCGGTTTTGATTTGCTTGCCGTTATATTCAAACATGTTTAATCCAGAGTCCAATTAACTATCCGGATAGAGTACATGACCAAGTTTATCTTTCTCAACAGAAATTGTAGCTATCTCAAAAAAATTACACTTATAGATAAAAAAAAGCCCAAGAGATAGGCTCTTGGGCTAGATATGATTCAGTGATGGAAGCGATTAGTCGTCGTTACCCATAATACCTAAGATGCTTAGTAGGCTGATGAAGATGTTGTAGATCGATACATACAAGCTAATCGTTGCAGAGATGTAGTTCGTTTCACCACCACGAATGATGCTTTGCGTTGTTAGCAAGATTACACCAGTCGAGAATAGGATAAACATACCGCTCATTGCCAGTGATAGTAGTGGCATTTGTAAGAAGATGTTTGCGACCATGCCGACTAGCAGAACAACGAAACCAGCCATTAGCATACCGTTAAGGAATGAAAGGTCACGTTTAGTTGTTAGGGCGTAAGCAGATGCAGCCATAAATGCCAGTGCAGTACCGCCAAGTGCAGTTAGGATGACATCACCCATGCCTGCGCCAACGTACATGTTTAAGACTGGACCGATGGTGTAGCCCAAGAAACCTGTAAATAGGAATGTGAAGACTAGACCCATGCTGTTGTCACGGTTCTTTTCTGTTAGGAATAGAAGGCCGTAGAAACCAACTAGCATAATGATAAGACCAGGGCGAGGAAGGTTCATCGCCATAGATACGCCTGCTACTACAGCAGACCAAAGTAGTGTCATAGACAGTAGTGCGTAGGTGTTACGCAACACTTTATTGGTTTGCAGAGCACTTTCTTGAGATGCTGTGCGTGAAAACATAGGGCTGTTCATAATCTTCCTCGTAAGGTGACTTCAATAGTTATTAGTACATTTATGGGGCTGAAAGTTCGAAAAATCAAGTCTTTCATTCCTCTTGTATACCTAAAATAATAATCAAAATAGTCGGTTAAGTGTTTCTGAAGGTGTAACAAAGTATTTCTAATGACGATAAAGTGTCGCTAACACTCGATGTTCAAACTTTTATAGTTATTGGCTAATGATTTATAACCTTTGGAAAACGAACGATAACATCGAAAAATAAAAAGAACATCGAAAAATAAAGAGGCGACCTAAGCCGCCTCTGTAGTTTATGCATCATAACACATTAATGGTGCAAGATTTGGCTCAAGAAGTTCTGCGTCCTGTCCGATTGTGGGTTTTCAAAGAAGTCGACAGGGTTGTTCTCTTCTATGATTTCACCGGCATCCATAAAGATAACGCGATCTGCGACCTCTTTAGCAAAGCCCATTTCGTGCGTTACACACAACATTGTCATGCCTTCTTCGGCCAATTCGACCATTACGTCCAATACTTCACGAACCATTTCTGGGTCTAGTGCCGATGTTGGTTCATCAAATAGCATAACCTGAGGGTTCATACACAAAGAACGAGCAATTGCCACACGTTGCTGTTGTCCACCAGACAGTTGGCCTGGGAATTTGTCCGCTTGCTCTGGTATTTTTACACGCTCGAGGAATTTCATTGCGATGGCTTCGGCTTCTTCCTTCGGCATCTTCTTCACCCAGATTGGTGCTAGGGTGCAGTTTTCCAATACCGTTAGGTGAGGGAACAAGTTGAAGTGTTGAAAACACATGCCTACATCTCTGCGCACGGCTTCAATGTTTTTCAGGTCTTCCGTTAGCTCATTACCAGATACAAAGATATGGCCTTTTTGGTGCTCTTCTAAGCGGTTGATACAACGAATCATCGTTGATTTTCCTGAACCTGAAGGGCCACAAATAACGATCTTCTCGCCTTTTTTAACTTCCAGATTGATGTTTTTAAGTACGTGGAATTCGCCGTACCACTTGTTCATGTCTTTCAACTCGATCATAAGACCTTGAGAGTTGTTTTCTGTTTGCTGCGTCATAATACGTCCTTGATCTTGTTAATTATCGTTTGTGACCGGTATGAAGTCTGTTTTCTAGCCAAATCGAGTATCTCGACATGCCAAAACAAAACACCCAGAACACTAACGCGACAAATACATAACTTTCTGTTGAATACCCAAGCCACTCAGGGTCGGTATTCGCGGCTTGGCCAATCCCTAGTACATCAAACATACCGATAATCAAAACTAGACTGGTATCTTTGAACAAACCAATAAAGGTGTTCACAATTGAAGGAATCGTGATTTTAAGAGCTTGAGGTAGAATGATCAGCCCTGTTTTTTTCCAGTAGCTCAACCCTAAAGCGTCAGCGGCTTCGTATTGACCTTTTGGTATTGCTTGCAAACCACCACGGATTACTTCCGCCATATAAGCAGCACTAAACAGTACTACCCCGACAAGCGCACGTATCAGTTTATCGGTCTCCATCCCCTCTGATAAAAAGAGCGGAAGCATTACCGAGGCCATGAATAAAACCGTAATTAACGGTACACCACGCCAGATTTCGATGTAAACGGTACACATACTGCGGATGATTGGCATTTCAGAACGACGCCCTAGCGCTAGTGCGACACCGATAGGCAGTGATACAACGATACCAACAAGTGCGATGATCAGTGTAACCAGTAGGCCGCCCCATTTATGGGTATCAACAACCTCTAGTCCAAATACACCACCGTATAGTAAGCCTGCAATGATAAACGGGTAGATGTTTACGAAGAATAACCAAATCCACGTACGTTTAGGTGTTTTTTCGTAAGCTAACAAAGCAACAAAAATAGCCAATGTTGCGTAGAAAAAACGAGGACGCCACAGTTCCGCTTCTGGGTAGAAGCCGTACATGAATTGGTCCCAACGGACACTAATGAAAACCCAACAAGCACCTTCGCTAGTACAGGCATCGCGTGTTGTTCCTATCCAATCAGCGCTCAAGAATGCCCAGTCAGCTATTGCCCATAATAAATTGAAAGCAAAGTAAGCAAGCACCACAGTGACGACACTGTTAATTGGTCCATTAAATAGATTTTTTCTTAACCAACCGACAGGTCCAACAGTATTCGCTGGAGGCGGAAGATCAGGTTGAAATTGATGTGTACTCATCTTATCTCTCCACCAACGCTACTTTGCGGTTGTATATGTTCATTAGAGCAGATGTTAATAGGCTTAGGGTCAAGTAGACGCCCATTGTCATCGCGATTACTTCGATAGCTTGTCCAGTTTGGTTCAATGTTGTTCCTGCAAATACAGACACAAGATCAGGATAACCAATGGCCATCGCAAGTGATGAGTTTTTGGTCAGGTTTAAATACTGACTGGTTAGTGGTGGGATAATAATTCTTAATGCTTGCGGAATAATGACTAGCTTAAGAGTTCTTGTTCGCGGGAGCCCTAGAGACATAGCAGCCTCTGTTTGCCCATGGTTTACCGCGTTGATACCTGAACGCACAATCTCGGCGATGAATGCGGCTGTGTAGATACTTAAAGCGAGCATCAATGCTGCTAATTCAGGAATGATGCTGATACCACCTTTGAAGTTAAACCCTTTCAGAACAGGGTACTCCGCAGAGATAGGCATACCCATAACAAAGTAAGTGACTAACGGTAAGCCCACAATCAGCGCTGCAGCAATTCGCAACATTGGTGTTTGTTGGCCGGTTAGCTTTTGTTTGTTATTAGCCCAGATGTTGATAACAAAAGTAGCGATGATACCGACAATCAATGATGCGATGACAATGCTACTGCCTTGCTCTAACACTGGAGCAGGGAAGTATAAACCGCGTACATTCAAGAAAATAGCCTCACCGAGGCTCATACTCTGACGAGCGGAAGGCAATGCTTGTAGAACAGCGAAATACCAAAAAAATATTTGTAGAAGAAGAGGGATATTTCGGAATATCTCAATGTAGACAGCTGCAAATCGGCTAACTAGCCAGTTTGAAGATAGCCTAGCGATACCCATACTAAACCCCAATACTGTGGCTAATATTATGCCTAATACTGAAACTAAAGCGGTATTGAGAAGACCGATAAAGAATGTACGACCGTATGAGAATGTTTCGTCGTATTCAATTAATGTTAAGCCGATACCAAAACCAGCTTCTTGGGAGAGAAAATCAAAACCAGTGGCGATACCACGGGAATCTAAGTTAGTGAGTGCATTATTTACAATTGTGTAAAAGAAAGCACAAAGCGCCGCGACGGCGAGAATTTGGAAAACAATTGAGCGAAAAGTGGGGTTGTAAAAAAGGTTGGCACTTTTGGGCTGTGGTTTTTCTTGAGTTGGAGAAATAGTTTCATTAGGTTTCATACTGCTATAACCTCAAATCCATTTAATAAATAGGGCGGAAAAGTCCGCCCTAATTGATGCTTGTAAATTTATTAACGGATTGGTGGAGCGTACATAAAGCCGCCCGCATTCCATAGTGCGTTTACGCCACGAGAGATCTGTAGTGGTGAACCTGTACCAACAGTTCGCTCAAAACTCTCACCGTAGTTACCAACTTGTTTAATGACTTGGTAACCCCAATCGTCACGAATGCCAAGGCCTTTACCTTTAGGACCGTCAACACCAAGAATACGCTTGATGTTTGGATCTTTTGACTTAAGCATTTCGTCAGCATTCTTAGAAGAGATGCCGTACTCTTCTGCGTTAATCATTGCAGAAAGGGTCCATTTAGCAACGTTGAACCACTTGTCATCATCTTGACGAACAACAGGGCCTAGTGGCTCTTTAGAGATGATTTCAGGAAGTACCTGTGCAGATTTAGGATCAGCTAGATTTAGACGAAGTGCATATAGACCAGATTGGTCAGTCGTTAGCACGTCACAACGACCCGCGTCGAAACCTTTTGATGTTTGTGCTGCCGTATCAAATACCACTGGCTTGTAAGACATGCCACTGTTACGGAAGTAATCGGCTAGGTTAAGTTCAGTCGTTGTACCTGATTGAACACACACTGAAGCGCCATCTAGTTCTTGAGCACTTGTAAGTCCAAGTTCTTTCTTAACCATGAAGCCTTGACCATCGTAGTAGTTAACGCCTACGAAGTTCAAACCTAGAGCAGTGTCACGATGTAGCGTCCATGTTGTGTTACGGGATAGTACGTCTATTTCACCAGATTGAAGCGCGGTAAAGCGCTCTTTTGCTGTTAGCGGTACATACTTAACTTTAGTCTTGTCACCGAGTACAGCCGCTGCAAGAGCTTGACAATACTCAACATCAATTCCTTCCCATTCACCTTTTGAGTTAGGGTTAGAGAACCCTGGAAGACCGGTACTTACACCACAAGTTAGAAAACCTTGAGATGTGACTTTGTCCAGAGTGCTTTCTGCCGCTGATGCTGATGTTGCCATCATCGCAGTTGATGCAGCTACTACTGAAGCAAGAAGTGTTAGTTTATTTGTCATTTGTATCCTTCCTTGTTAACCAGGTGACACCTGATACTCATACTCGTTTGAGTGTCTCTTGTGTGTTGCGTTGTCTATGACCTTGTTGCTCAAATTAAGCGAGTTGCATTTTGCAAATGAAACCGTATGCGATTTAAACAACTGTTTATAAGGTTAGGAAAGGATCCGTAGTTTCACAAATGTATAATTTAAAAAGAATTTTGAATGAAATCACAAATCCGAACACAATTAGAATGACTAAATGTTAACTGAATGTAAATAGTGCAACGGTTCACACTGTTGGTGCAACGAGATTTAGGTTTTTATATTGATGGTGGGCTAGGTAAATATTCTGAATTAAAGTCACATTGATGGCGTATTGGCCTTAAGAAAGTCGAAAATTTGGTCAATAAATATTTTTATTGCGCTTGGATAGTTATGAATATGCTCCAAATTTGGTAGCATGTCTGAATAGTTATTGAAGTAGCCTCAAGGAAGAACATGCGTTATTTTCCAATGTTTTTGGATGTAGAGAATAAGCCAATTCTAGTGGTTGGTGGGGGCGAGGTTGCTTGCCGAAAAGTCGATAGTTTGCTACGAGCGGGTGCTAATGTAACTTTGGTTTCTCCTAAGGTAGCACCTTACTTAAAAGAGCTAGCCGATGAAGACAAACTTCGTTGGGTTCAAAATTTCTACTCGTCACAGCTTATCTCGAAAAACTACTTACAAGTGTGGGCAACGACCGACAACCCAAGCCTAAATCATCAAGTACATAATGATGCAAAAAAAATGGGTATTCTTGTCAATGTGGTCGATGATTTACCCTATTGTGACTTCATCACTCCCTCAATGATAAATCGCGGGAGAATCCAAATTGCGATCTCAAGTGGGGGCGCATCACCTGTTTTGGTGAGAAATATTAGAGAAAAACTCGAAACCGTATTGCCTCAGAATATTGGTTTGATTGCAGACTTTGGTGCATCAAAACGCAATTCGATTAAAGAGTCTTTTCCTACTGTTGATGAACGCCGTAAATTCTGGGAGCGCTTTTTGTCTTCCAGTTTTATCAATCAAGTAACGGAACGCGAGCAACTGGAAACTTATTATCAGCAATCTTTGGCGGAACCTGTCGATAATAAAGGGCAAGTGACTTGGATTGAATTCGAGCAAGATGTAGAACTTCTCTCTATGAAGGCGCTGCGCTTGATGCAAGAAGCAGAACTCGTACTATCGCCAAAAGAGTGCCCATTCGAATTTATAGACTTATGCCGTCGAGACGCAGAAAGAGATCTCTATTCTAATAGCGGAGAGCTATCAACCAAGCTTGAGCAGGCAAGAGCTGAGAAATTACGAGTGTGTGTGTTTATTCCACCAGCAAGCGTAGAGTTTAATTTGTTGGTCGGTAAAGACCTAAAATTGTCTGCTGCAAAAGTGCTCAGTTAAGGCTCGATCTATCTAGCTCGGTTCAAATGCCCTCGTGGTATACGAATAAAGCTGACCAGATAAAAAAAAGCCACTTCTTAAAAGAAGTGGCTTTTTTTTATTTAAAACACGACATTGTGTTGATGGATGAGCAACTCAAATAGGCAGTCGCTCAAACTCAAAAATTAGTCGCGGAAATTGTCAAATTGGAAAGGTTGACCAAGTTCACCGCTACGAACTAGAGCCATAACAGCTTGTAGATCATCACGTTTCTTGCCGGTTACACGAACTTTGTCGCCTTGGATAGAAGCTTGAACTTTAACTTTGTTGTCTTTGATTAGCTTAACGATCTTCTTAGCTACATCAGTTTCAATGCCTTGCTTAAAGATAACCGTTTGGTGCCAAGTGCGACCTGTCTGGTCTGCCGCTTTTGCTTCCATCGCGTTAGGATCAACATTACGCTTTGTTAGGTTGCTACGAAGGATATCGCGCATTTGCTTCAGTTGAAAATCGTCTTGAGCAGTCAATTTTACTGATTCATCTTTGTAATCAAAGCTTGCTTCAACGCCGCGGAAATCGAAACGAGTCGATAGTTCACGGTTTGCGTTGTCTACCGCGTTACGCAGTTCTACTGCTTCTACTTCAGAGATAATGTCAAATGATGGCATTGTGTTGTTTCCTTAAGCTAAGTTTCTATCTTTAATTGCTGTTGCAAGCATGTCTAGCATTGTTGCCGTATCTTCCCAGCTTAGGCATGGGTCAGTAATCGACTTGCCGTATTCTAGGTTGTTGATATCTGTCATTGGTTGGTTACCTTCAACAATGAAGCTTTCCGCCATGATGCCTGCAATTTGATTCTTGTTAGATTTGATTTGTTCACAAATGTCTTGCGCTACTTCTAGCTGCTTACGGTGCTGTTTTTGACAGTTAGCGTGGCTAAAGTCTACAACTAAACGTTGAGGCAGGTCGAATTCAGCCAACTGCTTACATGCGTTATCCACAGATTCAGCATCGAAGTTAGGGCCTTTATCGCCACCACGTAGAATTACGTGACCGTATGGGTTACCAGAAGTGCGGTAAACCGTCATGCGGCCGTTCTTGTCTGGCGAGTAGAAGTAGTGTGAAGCATGCGCTGCACGAATCGCATCAATGGCAATTTTGATGTTGCCGTTAGTCGCGTTTTTGAAGCCAACTGGGCAAGACAGTGCAGAAGCCATTTCACGGTGAATCTGAGATTCAGTCGTGCGAGCGCCAATTGCGCCCCAAGTTATAAGGTCTGCAATGTACTGACCGGTGATCATATCAAGGAATTCAGTCGCGGTAGCTAGGCCAAGCTTGTTGATATCTAGCAATAGCTTACGTGCTTTATTCAAGCCTGT is drawn from Vibrio sp. SNU_ST1 and contains these coding sequences:
- a CDS encoding class I SAM-dependent methyltransferase → MTPSIHLAKGRDKSLRRKHPWVFSRGIDKVEGEPQQGETVDVYAQNGQWLAKAAYSPESQIRARVWTFEKEEINKAFFVKRIQDAQSLREDIIERDGLTGYRLTAAESDGLPGITIDKYQDFLVCQLLSAGAEFNKSVLVEALIECFPDCNIYERSDVAVRKKEGLEQVVGVLHGEEPPKSIVIEENGVKISVNIMEGHKTGFYMDQRDSRKESMKYVKGKDVLNCFSYTGGFGLYALKGDAKRVINADVSQLALDTAKFNAELNEFDISKKRAVFLNADVFKLLREYRDQGTKFDVVIMDPPKFVSSKNNLTSGANGYKDVNMLAMQILNPGGTLLTYSCSGLMGTDLFQKIIADAALDAGRTVKFVERFEQAADHLTDTAYPEGFYLKGFACKVL
- a CDS encoding methyl-accepting chemotaxis protein translates to MKEIPFRWIDKYLIHLKIQEKFYLLFLLPLIALVILTLVLDSAADSLLAHLYQDELHLMKGLIEAGQLTKDQVSQLISNSETISLGYGAGSVSVMNGAFSLVASHDQNLWSALSTTQVSIIAVTLTLIALGVYYIMTFIGGAMFSMNKALSTLASGDLTCRMNYFLVRDEFSEIAITIDKVAEREQNMVLSIQESVALMQQISSDLNQSTQQSSNISSNQQEHLNSLASATEQMAATIREVATLAHDSSTQTMDARGVAQSGQVKVSNTLESISSLSQEIQSASQAVEELDANAAQIDEVVATINGISEQTNLLALNAAIEAARAGEQGRGFAVVADEVRALAGRTQQATVEIQSMIESLQRNSQSLTKLMEVTVSNANEGQTLMSEVNVEIGSLAEKNQSISDSSTQIATAAEEQGVVADNIAQSVEEIRHQSDGICEMISKSNSNVDQLRKQSDTMEGLLTGLKA
- the yccX gene encoding acylphosphatase, with protein sequence METLQYIFVVSGVVQCVGFRYHTSRQALDLGISGYAKNLNDGRVEVLAVGEALKLEKLHTWLNLGPSSATVDNVVMHQVKDSERQDVRVGEFKIL
- a CDS encoding TusE/DsrC/DsvC family sulfur relay protein, producing MFEYNGKQIKTDAQGYLLDYTQWEEGMIKILAQDEEIELTDAHLEVVHFVRSFYEEFKTSPAVRMLVKAMEKAHGPEKGNSKYLFKLFKKGPAKQATKLAGLPKPAKCL
- a CDS encoding Bax inhibitor-1/YccA family protein yields the protein MNSPMFSRTASQESALQTNKVLRNTYALLSMTLLWSAVVAGVSMAMNLPRPGLIIMLVGFYGLLFLTEKNRDNSMGLVFTFLFTGFLGYTIGPVLNMYVGAGMGDVILTALGGTALAFMAASAYALTTKRDLSFLNGMLMAGFVVLLVGMVANIFLQMPLLSLAMSGMFILFSTGVILLTTQSIIRGGETNYISATISLYVSIYNIFISLLSILGIMGNDD
- a CDS encoding amino acid ABC transporter ATP-binding protein, with translation MTQQTENNSQGLMIELKDMNKWYGEFHVLKNINLEVKKGEKIVICGPSGSGKSTMIRCINRLEEHQKGHIFVSGNELTEDLKNIEAVRRDVGMCFQHFNLFPHLTVLENCTLAPIWVKKMPKEEAEAIAMKFLERVKIPEQADKFPGQLSGGQQQRVAIARSLCMNPQVMLFDEPTSALDPEMVREVLDVMVELAEEGMTMLCVTHEMGFAKEVADRVIFMDAGEIIEENNPVDFFENPQSDRTQNFLSQILHH
- a CDS encoding amino acid ABC transporter permease is translated as MSTHQFQPDLPPPANTVGPVGWLRKNLFNGPINSVVTVVLAYFAFNLLWAIADWAFLSADWIGTTRDACTSEGACWVFISVRWDQFMYGFYPEAELWRPRFFYATLAIFVALLAYEKTPKRTWIWLFFVNIYPFIIAGLLYGGVFGLEVVDTHKWGGLLVTLIIALVGIVVSLPIGVALALGRRSEMPIIRSMCTVYIEIWRGVPLITVLFMASVMLPLFLSEGMETDKLIRALVGVVLFSAAYMAEVIRGGLQAIPKGQYEAADALGLSYWKKTGLIILPQALKITIPSIVNTFIGLFKDTSLVLIIGMFDVLGIGQAANTDPEWLGYSTESYVFVALVFWVFCFGMSRYSIWLENRLHTGHKR
- a CDS encoding amino acid ABC transporter permease, which codes for MKPNETISPTQEKPQPKSANLFYNPTFRSIVFQILAVAALCAFFYTIVNNALTNLDSRGIATGFDFLSQEAGFGIGLTLIEYDETFSYGRTFFIGLLNTALVSVLGIILATVLGFSMGIARLSSNWLVSRFAAVYIEIFRNIPLLLQIFFWYFAVLQALPSARQSMSLGEAIFLNVRGLYFPAPVLEQGSSIVIASLIVGIIATFVINIWANNKQKLTGQQTPMLRIAAALIVGLPLVTYFVMGMPISAEYPVLKGFNFKGGISIIPELAALMLALSIYTAAFIAEIVRSGINAVNHGQTEAAMSLGLPRTRTLKLVIIPQALRIIIPPLTSQYLNLTKNSSLAMAIGYPDLVSVFAGTTLNQTGQAIEVIAMTMGVYLTLSLLTSALMNIYNRKVALVER
- a CDS encoding amino acid ABC transporter substrate-binding protein; translation: MTNKLTLLASVVAASTAMMATSASAAESTLDKVTSQGFLTCGVSTGLPGFSNPNSKGEWEGIDVEYCQALAAAVLGDKTKVKYVPLTAKERFTALQSGEIDVLSRNTTWTLHRDTALGLNFVGVNYYDGQGFMVKKELGLTSAQELDGASVCVQSGTTTELNLADYFRNSGMSYKPVVFDTAAQTSKGFDAGRCDVLTTDQSGLYALRLNLADPKSAQVLPEIISKEPLGPVVRQDDDKWFNVAKWTLSAMINAEEYGISSKNADEMLKSKDPNIKRILGVDGPKGKGLGIRDDWGYQVIKQVGNYGESFERTVGTGSPLQISRGVNALWNAGGFMYAPPIR
- a CDS encoding bifunctional precorrin-2 dehydrogenase/sirohydrochlorin ferrochelatase, with amino-acid sequence MRYFPMFLDVENKPILVVGGGEVACRKVDSLLRAGANVTLVSPKVAPYLKELADEDKLRWVQNFYSSQLISKNYLQVWATTDNPSLNHQVHNDAKKMGILVNVVDDLPYCDFITPSMINRGRIQIAISSGGASPVLVRNIREKLETVLPQNIGLIADFGASKRNSIKESFPTVDERRKFWERFLSSSFINQVTEREQLETYYQQSLAEPVDNKGQVTWIEFEQDVELLSMKALRLMQEAELVLSPKECPFEFIDLCRRDAERDLYSNSGELSTKLEQARAEKLRVCVFIPPASVEFNLLVGKDLKLSAAKVLS
- a CDS encoding YajQ family cyclic di-GMP-binding protein codes for the protein MPSFDIISEVEAVELRNAVDNANRELSTRFDFRGVEASFDYKDESVKLTAQDDFQLKQMRDILRSNLTKRNVDPNAMEAKAADQTGRTWHQTVIFKQGIETDVAKKIVKLIKDNKVKVQASIQGDKVRVTGKKRDDLQAVMALVRSGELGQPFQFDNFRD